Within the Arachis duranensis cultivar V14167 chromosome 10, aradu.V14167.gnm2.J7QH, whole genome shotgun sequence genome, the region GACCAACGACCAAGCAAGTTTGGTTGGATTGATGTTTCTGATCAAGTCTGTTTTTGCAGCCATTCTTTGCACCCTAAAACTGCTTCAAGCAAAAGTTCTACCAAGCACAATGAATAAtagatttatatttttcatgtaaCATGTACCATTCTAATATTTATATAGAGTTGTTCCTTTATCAATAAATAGAATGGGTGAAAAAAACTGGAATTTTTAAAGAGCACCAGTGAGCGTCAAAGTGGGATGTTCCAAATCCAATCCTTTATTAACCACAGGTCCTTACACATGGGCGGGAAGATATGCTACTTGCATCTGGAATTCAATTTTGCCAGGACCTTTGACCAACGAAGCCGTCACCTCTGCACTTCTTTCGGAGGGAACACTACAGCTACCTCGTCCATTGGGATGTTACTTTCGTGACCAGCCCTGCTGAAAGGATGACATTTTTTTTTGGATGGTAACACTGTTAGTGGACAATTTTTGGAGGCTTCTTTATGCATAAGCCGACGCATTGCAATGGGTTTGCATTTTCATCATAATGGAGGAAACACTATTCATGTCAGGTGACACGTCATCACCTCCGAAGCTTTAGAGTTAGGTGTTTTTTGTGGGAACACTGTTCAAGTCTCGTGTAGtgcttaattattatattataaatagaaaataaattactcTGTTGATTCCTATAATTTTaccgaatttttaattagatccttatttttttctttttaatttagtctctatactgctttttaattttgtaattagatacTTTCTAAATCACATCCTTTACTATCTTCCTTATTACCTTCCTTATCAAACAATCATGAAAGGTTTTCATCACCATCCCCACCCTTTTTTCTTACACATTGGCCATCGAGCGGCACCACCACTACCGCTGCAACAACAAGCACCTTCAGTAACACACCATGGATGAACAGTAAAATATGGATCAAGCTTCGTTAGAAGCTCATTTATCGCATCTTCGCCTTTTCTCCCTTTCTCCGCTTCCATTCGAGCTCATTCTATATGAAAGAGATGATACACCATTCtcttcaacaaattttttctCGAATTATTCCTTCGAGAAGAACAACAATGACGCTATTGCCACTTCCACCAACCACAACAACAAGAGTTCACTGATCTCATAGAAGATTTTCTCTTGAAGGAGCAAGCAAtcatggattttatggagcaaGACTCCCTTGTAAAGATACAAAAAGAGATATGAATCGGAAGAAAAGGAGGGAAGCCAATGAAGCTCCGATGGTTGATGATGAACGAACGATTATAAAAAAGGTTttggattaaaagaaaaggagGGAAACATCATCAGAACTCTCTGTCGCTATCACTGAAGCTTTTTGATGAACAAATCAGTATTTTTCGTTCATTATGACGTCATActtttatatttggatatttttatcaaattttaaaatcgtttaaaaattattttattttttacgtcttttaagattttttgtcaatattaaaattttttagatattattttaataatttatccaATCTAAAgaactaatttaattgataacatttttcaaaaacgaatttaaaaaataatccatGTTTTAGAAATGAATTCGAACATTAAccgatataaaatttttaaggaatttatatatgtatatactctAGTTCATTAGTTTATTATTAACTTTATGGGCTTGCAGGATTTTGGCACAATAAAAGAGGTGCatgataagaaagaaaaaaaagtgggaGTGAAGAAGACAAGAGAGGGGTGAAACCAAATGGAGAGCAGTGGCAGCATGAAGCTCACACCAACAACCCCCGcattcctctcttctcttctcccaaACCCAAAGCCTCATTCAATCCTCATCCCTTCTTATTCCGCATTCAAACCCAAACCCCTCAAAACCCTCACCCTCACCACACCCAATAATACTCCCTGTATTCCCAAATCCTACTCCGCCGATGTCTCCTCTTCCGCTGTTACAAACACAACCGCCGCATCCTCTCCCCGAAACCTCAGGTCACGCCTCCAAAACGGCGACACACTCTAcggcctcttcctcctctccttcTCCCCAACGCTCGCCGAGATCGCCGGCCTCGCAGGCTACGACTTCGTTGTCGTCGACATGGAACACGGCCACGGCGGAATCTCCGACGCGCTCCCCTGTCTCCACGCTCTCGCAGCCACCGGCACCGCCGCAATCCTCCGCGTTCCTGAGAGCTCCGCCACTTGGGCTAAGAAAGCCCTTGACTTAGGCCCACAGGGGATCATGTTTCCGATGATCGATTCCGCGGAATCCGCCATCGACGCCGTGTCGTTCTGCCGGTTCCCTCCCGCCGGGATCCGTGGCTCGGCTCACTCCGTCGTCCGGGCTTCCGGTTACGGCATCGATGAAGGTTACCTTGGTAGTTACCAAGAAGAGCTGTTGATTATGTGCCAGGTTGAGTCCGTTGAGGGAGTGAAGAACGTTGGTGAGATCTCAGCCGTTGATGGCGTTGATTGCATCCAAATGGGACCGTTGGATCTGAGCGCCAGTATGGGGTACTTGTGGGACCCAGGGAACAGGAAAGTGAGGCAGTTGATGAGGGAGGCTGAGGCGAAGATTCTGAAAAGCCGCAGCGGCGGTGGCGTCGGCGTTGGGACTTACCTGTCTGGGTTCGCTATGCCGCATGATGGGCCCGGGGATCTCAAGTCACGTGGGTATCACATGGTGTCTGGTGCTGTTGACGTTGGGTTGTTTAGAAGCGCTGCTGTGGAAGATGTGAAGAAATTCAGGTTGAGTTTGattgatgaagatcatgatAGTGAGGAGGAAGAGGGTAAAGATGCTGATGAGAAGTACTGGAGTGAGTGAGTGACTGAATTTTGATTCTTGTTTATCTTGTTTTCACTGTTATGTTCCTCAGATTTTGTAAATTAGGTCATGTAGTTGGATATGCTGATTTTGCTGCTCAATGAATATTAAAGTTTTGATGCTGATTTTCCTCACAATATGTTGAATAGAATAAATTGAGAGTATGCATTTCCAAAATGATTTGGTTTCTGGAGGTGATAGTGATGATGGTCTAAATTGGGGGAACTCTGTATCCGTATAGTATCTGGAATTAGAGAGAGCATGGCAAAAAAGCAAGTTACATAATCTCAACACACCATCAGCGCTAAGGAAGTTCAAGTTACATAGtcatgtcaaaaaaaaaaaaaaaagaacaagcaAATCCTTAACATTCCTCGACATATGTTTGCTTTTGAACACACACTTTTACAGGCTGTTCCTCCTGAATACGGCAATGGTATATTACAGAAAGTCACAAAGGACTTTTAGAAACATCcctcaaaaaataaacaatgtcCTAAAAATTTAAGCAATAGAAGGAAAAGGAATATCTTGGGATATTTTGTTAAACGTAAGTCCTATTGTGGATTCTCAAGAAGAGTAATTTGCAAAGATGTCAatgataaaatcataaaaatattaatttacagTTTTACACTACCCACATTTGTAAGACCTTGCTTGAATATTAAGGTCAACAATATAACTTTTGGGGCCAAgttaatattcctttattttaaaataaaataactgttactttgattttttttatatcgagtaaagtaatattttatattttgtataaaaaaataaaaaagaaaaatattataagaagGTTTTGATTGTTTCTTTGattcacaaaaataataagttataaCTTAATTAATAACACTATTAATGTCTTTGTCACTAGCTCTAATAAGTTCTCGGAGTAAATGGttaaattcttttataaaagatattcaatttaaaaaattggtcctcacaaatttttttagttaactttgtctttcaaaatttttaagttaattacGTTGGCCTTTTCACCAATTTTTTTGTTGACGGTATCAAAATTTACTAACGTGACACGTTAAATAATATCACAACACACACTTAGAAATTAGGagtcttaattaattattaatatgataaatttatgaaattagatgAAACAAAACATACTTAAGGGGACCTTGAGAAATTAGAATCGTTCGATTTAGaattgatttgatctaattttataaacttatcATGTTATTCGCCAATTAAGATTACTAGATATATATTGCATCATTTAAAGTGTCACATCCACAAACTCTAATATCATTAgcaatgaaaatgcataaatacTAACATaactatattaaaatattaaatttatttaaaatattaaaaatcaaattaaaatttagcccatatattaaaaactattaatgatttttttctcCCTAAATACACAAATTGCATAGATTGGACCAAAAAGTGAAGCTTGGTTTGGCATCAAATTATCCAAATCCAGGAGTTGGCGCGCAAGAACACTCACTCGGAAACCCTCTTCAGTCTTCACAGTGAGGGTTTTAGGCTTTTAGCTCGCTCACTGAGTCACTGAGTCACTTGTTGAGTGTTTTGCTACCACTTACTGCTTCGCCATGGCATTTCCCTCCGCTCTCAGACTCTCCACCATCCTTAGACTCTCCCCCTTCGCCCCATCCCGCCTTCCCTGGCTCTGCCAAACCCCGTCCTCCGACCTCCGCTTCCTCTCCGTCTCTTCTAGACGGCTGTCGCGGCGGCCCGTTGCGCCTGTCCAAGCCAGGCGCCGCGAAGAGGCGGCGGCAGCAGCACAAGACGGAAATGGGAGTGTGATGGTGAAGGACAGCGGAAGCGACGGAAGGATTGTGCTGACGGAGCTTCACAAAGAGGCAACTGAAGCTTACATGGC harbors:
- the LOC107471856 gene encoding uncharacterized protein LOC107471856, with amino-acid sequence MESSGSMKLTPTTPAFLSSLLPNPKPHSILIPSYSAFKPKPLKTLTLTTPNNTPCIPKSYSADVSSSAVTNTTAASSPRNLRSRLQNGDTLYGLFLLSFSPTLAEIAGLAGYDFVVVDMEHGHGGISDALPCLHALAATGTAAILRVPESSATWAKKALDLGPQGIMFPMIDSAESAIDAVSFCRFPPAGIRGSAHSVVRASGYGIDEGYLGSYQEELLIMCQVESVEGVKNVGEISAVDGVDCIQMGPLDLSASMGYLWDPGNRKVRQLMREAEAKILKSRSGGGVGVGTYLSGFAMPHDGPGDLKSRGYHMVSGAVDVGLFRSAAVEDVKKFRLSLIDEDHDSEEEEGKDADEKYWSE